In Pieris napi chromosome 2, ilPieNapi1.2, whole genome shotgun sequence, the following proteins share a genomic window:
- the LOC125059989 gene encoding coiled-coil domain-containing protein 149: MFVNKLSKVQFSDQQLDDYVLENSVLKSKLQSKNDALSIMSKELDKSCMERDRFKTLVEQLKCSKIVIKDTMHVINKYAPTNTISGGEILAKTKEHNNMLKLEVETLRSKLDDANGDILALRKQLQKNRTLDNIGECKSASPVESIYSLLEYEQLVQELEKVQKKCKEMQMDYRATLDEKDELVSDRDYYKNKVQRLNHQISFLLTNRMKQSLDSNIAKPVVDIDALVMENKYLHESITQLQVEKEIMKRTLNKYKTLLDSRSKNDSINFRKGFADVMTQQQVREYLNSNTKSGLKKSSLTELKSLCLGLFEALNDKSIALQHQRKTNQVLANRISELEKTMESWCNGQKCVPIFPSQMLMEEFFNDSRSIKSDDREKVEREPSDNYLDSEEGNINGESFTSDRCISKIVLPEDLQELVKEALAELKA; the protein is encoded by the exons atgtttgtaaACAAACTTTCTAAAGTACAATTTTCTGATCAACAGTTAGATGACTATGTTTTGGaa AATTCTGTTCTTAAGAGTAAACTACAGAGTAAAAATGATGCGTTATCTATTATGAGTAAAGAATTGGATAAATCTTGCATGGAACGAGATAGGTTTAAAACACTAGTTGAACAGTTAAAATGTAGCAAGATTGTGATAAAAGACACTATgcatgttataaataaatatgcacCTACTAATACAATCAGCGGAGGTGAAATTCTAGCCAAAACCAAGGAGcacaataatatgttaaagTTGGAG GTGGAAACATTAAGAAGCAAACTTGATGATGCTAATGGTGATATACTAGCATTGAGGAAACAGCTGCAAAAAAACAGGACTTTGGACAACATCGGTGAATGCAAATCTGCATCTCCAGTAGAAAGTATATACTCTCTATTGGAATATGAACAACTAGTACAAGAACTTGAGAAAGTACAAAAAAAG TGTAAAGAAATGCAAATGGATTATAGAGCTACCCTAGACGAAAAAGACGAGTTAGTTTCTGACCGTgactattataaaaacaaagtacAACGATTAAACCATCAAATAAGTTTTCTGTTAACAAACAGAATGAAGCAATCTTTAGACAGCAATATAGCAAAACCTGTGGTTGATATTGATGCACTTgttatggaaaataaatatctccATGAAAGTATTACACAGTTACAAGTAGAGAAAGAAATAATGAAACGAACACTGAATAAATATAAG acCTTGCTTGATAGTAGAAGCAAAAATGatagtattaattttcgaaaaGGATTTGCTGATGTCATGACTCAACAACAag TTCGAGAATATTTAAACTCTAATACAAAAAGTGGACTAAAGAAATCCTCACTGACGGAACTGAAATCTCTTTGTTTGGGATTGTTTGAAGCATTAAATGATAAATCCATAGCACTGCAACATCAACGAAAGACAAACCA GGTTTTAGCCAATAGAATATCTGAACTAGAAAAAACAATGGAGAGTTGGTGTAACGGACAAAAATGTGTACCAATATTCCCCTCACAGATGCTAATGGAAGAATTTTTCAATGACTCGAGGTCCATAAAATCAGACGACAGAGAAAAAGTCGAGCGGGAACCATCtgataattatttagataGTGAAGAGGGGAACATTAATGGTGAAAGTTTTACCAGCGATAGATGTATATCAAAAATAGTCCTGCCAGAAGATCTTCAAGAGTTAGTGAAGGAAGCTCTTGCTGAATTAAAAGCATAA
- the LOC125059975 gene encoding armadillo-like helical domain-containing protein 3 isoform X2, producing the protein MATRKRSGSGSKRHLKEKVVQIYESFFRGEDLTSDNPTFWDEFFLLKPKIPQLEAEIQKLTPDQLLNMKDNINLLVIQCIEMLGQEHHIRLVYALQTFSALLTTMYQRYAQDPNVNIKTVLLGIENPDCKMQKLLEHCNSVLSGDVPESLKSMVLKLLLIIATGVDNIDDNPLVEFLMLHSLFEPLIHLLCTTTERQQHGYDVVLLLMFLVNYKKHESANPYVVKLSILDDELALNGYGQVITAALNDYVMTTFGGMQTNTGGWLSSLTSMVGGIFLTNDETQPVLRGQSGGEEGMLLALYEAAHLNRNFMTTLAHSSATASAPPSPPATLPPHQTPPNLAQIQALIDNEQPTNLLVTFFQYCSIVMADTRTEASINKCSLCFITLTCIVEEQFANSIMHDQNLTFKVQLYRLPMRHRKIVPEEPPSQPLASTLIDLLVEFMMCHLLKKFPGELYEVCVGVLQRVLSYQKRCRVRLTRDWRPLWAALIALLKFLVTNETTLLRRHNIFLMAQQVVNIFNLFITFGDTFLPTPASYDQLYYELIRMNQVFDNLFYMALRYSTGDGEFKAEALRLANCLVNVRAITQHFAPKIDAWLASQSLSTPSEDQILEVVRKNYDSLILKLQEGLESYERYSEKSYRSLLSKLVKGATAFARQRSDAAALGHHSAALVSHYTTLAVPTL; encoded by the exons ATGGCTACTAGAAAAAGAAGTGGTTCGGGGTCTAAAAGACATCTCAAGGAAAAAGTTGTCCAGATTTATGAGTCCTTCTTCAGAGGTGAAGATTTAACTAGTGATAACCCCACTTTTTGGGATGAATTTTTTCTCTTGAAACCTAAAATTCCCCAACTAGAAGctgaaatacaaaaattgaCTCCCGATCAACTGTTGAACAtgaaagataatattaatttactagTTATTCAATGTATTGAAATGTTGGGACAAGAGCACCACATAag ATTAGTTTATGCACTTCAAACTTTTAGTGCTCTATTAACAACAATGTACCAAAGATATGCACAGGATcctaatgttaatattaaaactgttCTTCTTGGTATAGAAAATCCTGATTGTAAAATGCAGAAGTTATTGGAACATTGTAATTCTGTATTGTCAG GTGATGTTCCTGAAAGCTTAAAATCAATGGTCCTCAAGTTGTTGCTAATTATTGCAACTGGAGTTGACAATATTGATGATAATCCTCTTGTAGAATTTTTAATGTTGCACTCGTTGTTTGAACCTTTGATTCATCTTCTGTGTACAACCACTGAAAGACAACAACAtg GTTATGATGTAGTCCTTCTACTCATGTTTCTTGTAAACTACAAAAAACATGAATCAGCAAATCCATATGTGGTTAAACTGTCAATACTCGATGATGAACTAGCATTAAatgg GTATGGCCAAGTCATAACAGCAGCTCTGAATGACTATGTAATGACTACATTTGGTGGCATGCAGACAAACACAGGTGGTTGGTTAAGTTCACTTACCAGTATGGTTGGAGGTATATTCCTTACAAATGATGAAACACAACCTGTATTAAGGGGACAGAG tggtGGTGAGGAGGGTATGTTACTAGCATTGTATGAAGCCGCGCACCTAAATCGGAATTTTATGACGACCCTGGCGCATTCCTCTGCAACTGCTTCAGCACCACCTTCTCCACCAGCTACATTACCTCCACATCAG ACTCCACCTAACTTGGCACAGATTCAAGCACTAATCGATAATGAGCAACCAACAAACCTACTTGTTACATTCTTTCAGTATTG ttCAATAGTGATGGCGGACACGCGAACGGAAGCTAGTATAAACAAGTGCAGTCTATGTTTCATCACACTCACTTGTATAGTGGAAGAACAGTTCGCTAACTCCATCATGCACGACCAAAACCTTACGTTTAAA GTTCAACTTTATAGACTTCCTATGCGTCATCGCAAGATAGTTCCCGAAGAGCCTCCTTCACAACCCCTTGCGTCGACTTTAATTG atttgcTGGTAGAATTCATGATGTGtcacttattaaaaaagtttcctGGGGAATTATATGAAGTTTGCGTTGGAGTTTTGCAAAGAGTACTAAGTTACCAAAAGCGGTGTCGGGTGCGTCTTACGAGGGACTGGCGCCCTTTATGGGCCGCACTAATCgctttattaaagtttttagttACCAATGAAACTACACTGTTGAGAAGACACAATATATTCTTGATGGCCCAACAG GTAGTGAACATTTTCAACCTGTTTATCACGTTTGGGGATACGTTTCTACCGACACCGGCTTCTTACGATCAATTGTATTATGAACTTATTAGAATGAATCAGGTTTTTGACAACCTTTTCTATATGG cTTTGCGCTACTCAACGGGTGATGGAGAGTTCAAAGCTGAAGCTCTTCGACTCGCGAATTGTTTGGTAAATGTACGAGCCATCACCCAACATTTCGCGCCAAAGATAGACGCGTGGCTGGCCTCGCAATCTCTTTCCACGCCGTCTGAAGATCAG atactCGAAGTCGTCCGGAAAAATTACGATAGCCTAATACTAAAATTGCAAGAAGGTTTGGAGTCGTATGAGCGATATTCGGAAAAAAGTTACCGCTCCCTCCTTTCGAAGTTGGTCAAGGGCGCAACGGCGTTTGCGCGGCAAAGAAGCGACGCGGCTGCCCTCGGGCATCACTCAGCGGCGCTAGTGTCTCATTATACAACGCTGGCAGTGCCAACATTAT aa
- the LOC125059975 gene encoding armadillo-like helical domain-containing protein 3 isoform X1: MATRKRSGSGSKRHLKEKVVQIYESFFRGEDLTSDNPTFWDEFFLLKPKIPQLEAEIQKLTPDQLLNMKDNINLLVIQCIEMLGQEHHIRLVYALQTFSALLTTMYQRYAQDPNVNIKTVLLGIENPDCKMQKLLEHCNSVLSGDVPESLKSMVLKLLLIIATGVDNIDDNPLVEFLMLHSLFEPLIHLLCTTTERQQHGYDVVLLLMFLVNYKKHESANPYVVKLSILDDELALNGYGQVITAALNDYVMTTFGGMQTNTGGWLSSLTSMVGGIFLTNDETQPVLRGQRYSGGEEGMLLALYEAAHLNRNFMTTLAHSSATASAPPSPPATLPPHQTPPNLAQIQALIDNEQPTNLLVTFFQYCSIVMADTRTEASINKCSLCFITLTCIVEEQFANSIMHDQNLTFKVQLYRLPMRHRKIVPEEPPSQPLASTLIDLLVEFMMCHLLKKFPGELYEVCVGVLQRVLSYQKRCRVRLTRDWRPLWAALIALLKFLVTNETTLLRRHNIFLMAQQVVNIFNLFITFGDTFLPTPASYDQLYYELIRMNQVFDNLFYMALRYSTGDGEFKAEALRLANCLVNVRAITQHFAPKIDAWLASQSLSTPSEDQILEVVRKNYDSLILKLQEGLESYERYSEKSYRSLLSKLVKGATAFARQRSDAAALGHHSAALVSHYTTLAVPTL; this comes from the exons ATGGCTACTAGAAAAAGAAGTGGTTCGGGGTCTAAAAGACATCTCAAGGAAAAAGTTGTCCAGATTTATGAGTCCTTCTTCAGAGGTGAAGATTTAACTAGTGATAACCCCACTTTTTGGGATGAATTTTTTCTCTTGAAACCTAAAATTCCCCAACTAGAAGctgaaatacaaaaattgaCTCCCGATCAACTGTTGAACAtgaaagataatattaatttactagTTATTCAATGTATTGAAATGTTGGGACAAGAGCACCACATAag ATTAGTTTATGCACTTCAAACTTTTAGTGCTCTATTAACAACAATGTACCAAAGATATGCACAGGATcctaatgttaatattaaaactgttCTTCTTGGTATAGAAAATCCTGATTGTAAAATGCAGAAGTTATTGGAACATTGTAATTCTGTATTGTCAG GTGATGTTCCTGAAAGCTTAAAATCAATGGTCCTCAAGTTGTTGCTAATTATTGCAACTGGAGTTGACAATATTGATGATAATCCTCTTGTAGAATTTTTAATGTTGCACTCGTTGTTTGAACCTTTGATTCATCTTCTGTGTACAACCACTGAAAGACAACAACAtg GTTATGATGTAGTCCTTCTACTCATGTTTCTTGTAAACTACAAAAAACATGAATCAGCAAATCCATATGTGGTTAAACTGTCAATACTCGATGATGAACTAGCATTAAatgg GTATGGCCAAGTCATAACAGCAGCTCTGAATGACTATGTAATGACTACATTTGGTGGCATGCAGACAAACACAGGTGGTTGGTTAAGTTCACTTACCAGTATGGTTGGAGGTATATTCCTTACAAATGATGAAACACAACCTGTATTAAGGGGACAGAGGTATAG tggtGGTGAGGAGGGTATGTTACTAGCATTGTATGAAGCCGCGCACCTAAATCGGAATTTTATGACGACCCTGGCGCATTCCTCTGCAACTGCTTCAGCACCACCTTCTCCACCAGCTACATTACCTCCACATCAG ACTCCACCTAACTTGGCACAGATTCAAGCACTAATCGATAATGAGCAACCAACAAACCTACTTGTTACATTCTTTCAGTATTG ttCAATAGTGATGGCGGACACGCGAACGGAAGCTAGTATAAACAAGTGCAGTCTATGTTTCATCACACTCACTTGTATAGTGGAAGAACAGTTCGCTAACTCCATCATGCACGACCAAAACCTTACGTTTAAA GTTCAACTTTATAGACTTCCTATGCGTCATCGCAAGATAGTTCCCGAAGAGCCTCCTTCACAACCCCTTGCGTCGACTTTAATTG atttgcTGGTAGAATTCATGATGTGtcacttattaaaaaagtttcctGGGGAATTATATGAAGTTTGCGTTGGAGTTTTGCAAAGAGTACTAAGTTACCAAAAGCGGTGTCGGGTGCGTCTTACGAGGGACTGGCGCCCTTTATGGGCCGCACTAATCgctttattaaagtttttagttACCAATGAAACTACACTGTTGAGAAGACACAATATATTCTTGATGGCCCAACAG GTAGTGAACATTTTCAACCTGTTTATCACGTTTGGGGATACGTTTCTACCGACACCGGCTTCTTACGATCAATTGTATTATGAACTTATTAGAATGAATCAGGTTTTTGACAACCTTTTCTATATGG cTTTGCGCTACTCAACGGGTGATGGAGAGTTCAAAGCTGAAGCTCTTCGACTCGCGAATTGTTTGGTAAATGTACGAGCCATCACCCAACATTTCGCGCCAAAGATAGACGCGTGGCTGGCCTCGCAATCTCTTTCCACGCCGTCTGAAGATCAG atactCGAAGTCGTCCGGAAAAATTACGATAGCCTAATACTAAAATTGCAAGAAGGTTTGGAGTCGTATGAGCGATATTCGGAAAAAAGTTACCGCTCCCTCCTTTCGAAGTTGGTCAAGGGCGCAACGGCGTTTGCGCGGCAAAGAAGCGACGCGGCTGCCCTCGGGCATCACTCAGCGGCGCTAGTGTCTCATTATACAACGCTGGCAGTGCCAACATTAT aa